The following proteins are encoded in a genomic region of Pseudomonas sp. Os17:
- a CDS encoding AhpA/YtjB family protein: protein MNRPTPVKTDNFFLLIFRALRHRRVPIALRIASHNVILVALALVIYAGVMGLQFKQAMHEQADALGQSLTTQTATSATELLVSNDILSLNVLLNNLTKNPLVAHAAIYSVDNRILAEAGQRPKSSLLGETEGVYQTKITFQDVTAGNLRISLDMAQFQQPMTISLQSMGILSAILLALALALSLRLGRHISTPLLQLRVWLRDLDEHTPATQRQDEIGDLARQLHARLVPEKPEPEPQPELETEADEEPEPGFEVRNLRDPSFDQSAPVAGLKPAPRHLVSAEEDELDEEDPFADLRDHSSTPAPKPALQPQTPAQPQHSAVLAVQLGAQEQLRRLPRARLMELLERYRDCLDQAASLYQSELHTLNDGSTLMLFHSEDSGDDYLTNAICCGELLRALGHALQIEVADSGITLQLQLGLTLGEGLFGLSQIDLLLTESAQDALALSQHSRNLLLVERQVNDDALIRQRARIRPIASPEGACCVERLMEPYPSMLERQLARMHETRAKL from the coding sequence GTGAACCGGCCCACGCCAGTCAAAACCGACAACTTCTTCCTGCTGATCTTCCGTGCACTGCGCCATCGTCGTGTGCCGATTGCATTGCGCATTGCCAGCCATAACGTGATCCTGGTCGCCCTGGCCCTGGTGATCTATGCCGGCGTGATGGGCCTGCAGTTCAAGCAAGCCATGCACGAACAGGCCGACGCCCTGGGTCAGAGCCTGACCACCCAGACCGCCACCTCGGCCACCGAGCTGCTGGTGTCCAACGACATCCTCAGCCTCAACGTCCTGCTCAACAACCTGACCAAGAACCCGCTGGTGGCACACGCGGCGATCTACAGCGTCGACAACCGCATCCTCGCCGAGGCCGGACAGCGCCCCAAGAGCAGCCTGCTGGGCGAAACCGAGGGCGTGTACCAGACCAAGATCACCTTTCAGGACGTGACCGCCGGCAATCTGCGGATCAGCCTGGACATGGCACAGTTCCAGCAGCCAATGACCATCAGCCTGCAGAGCATGGGCATCCTCAGCGCCATCCTGCTGGCCCTGGCGCTGGCGTTGAGCCTGCGCCTGGGTCGCCACATCTCCACCCCGTTGCTGCAACTGCGGGTCTGGCTGCGGGACCTGGATGAACACACACCGGCCACTCAGCGCCAGGACGAGATCGGCGATCTGGCGCGCCAGCTGCACGCCCGCCTGGTGCCGGAAAAACCCGAGCCAGAGCCTCAACCCGAACTGGAAACAGAGGCCGACGAGGAACCCGAGCCCGGGTTCGAAGTGCGCAACCTGCGCGATCCGAGCTTTGATCAAAGCGCGCCCGTGGCAGGCCTGAAGCCTGCGCCACGGCACCTGGTCAGCGCCGAGGAGGACGAACTGGACGAGGAAGATCCGTTCGCCGACCTGCGTGATCACTCGTCGACACCCGCGCCCAAACCGGCGCTGCAACCGCAAACGCCCGCCCAGCCTCAGCACAGCGCGGTACTCGCAGTACAACTGGGAGCCCAGGAGCAGCTGCGCCGCCTGCCACGGGCCCGCCTGATGGAACTGCTGGAACGCTATCGGGACTGCCTGGATCAGGCCGCCTCGCTCTACCAGAGCGAGCTGCACACCCTGAACGACGGCAGCACGCTGATGCTGTTCCACAGCGAAGACAGCGGCGACGATTACCTGACCAACGCCATCTGCTGCGGCGAACTGCTGCGCGCCCTGGGCCATGCCCTGCAGATCGAAGTGGCGGACAGCGGCATCACCCTGCAATTGCAACTGGGCCTGACCCTGGGCGAAGGGCTGTTCGGCCTGAGCCAGATCGACCTGCTGCTGACCGAGAGCGCCCAGGATGCCCTGGCACTGTCCCAGCACAGCCGCAACCTGCTGCTGGTGGAACGCCAGGTCAATGACGACGCCTTGATCCGTCAGCGCGCACGCATCCGCCCTATCGCCAGCCCGGAAGGGGCTTGCTGTGTCGAACGGCTGATGGAGCCCTACCCCTCGATGCTGGAGCGGCAACTGGCGCGCATGCATGAGACACGGGCCAAGCTGTAA
- a CDS encoding PqiC family protein translates to MTALRLPLVFLLAGVLGLAGCSVHQPVSLYQLDSGSPAQPASAGMSVLLGPVLIADYLQRETLLQRQDDGSLQASTDGRWAGSLSSDIDQLLLRQVAGHLDSQRVVLAPATSGFTPDVQVLLSITRLDSGKSQPAVLDAQWRLIDRRGQVRDNRIVHLQEQHAGTTASQVQAQGVLLQRLAEQLSVALKPLANQPAVAEVPRKAPPAPVAKPVEQEKQPKIPMATPIRTDMEVFRF, encoded by the coding sequence ATGACTGCTCTGCGCCTTCCTCTTGTTTTTCTGCTCGCGGGCGTTCTTGGCCTGGCGGGTTGCAGCGTGCACCAGCCGGTGTCGCTGTATCAGCTGGACAGCGGAAGTCCAGCTCAGCCGGCCAGTGCCGGCATGTCGGTATTGTTGGGACCGGTGCTGATCGCCGATTACCTGCAACGCGAAACCCTCCTGCAACGCCAGGACGATGGCAGCCTGCAAGCCTCCACCGACGGTCGTTGGGCGGGCAGCCTGTCTTCGGACATCGACCAGCTGCTGTTGCGCCAGGTGGCCGGTCATCTGGACAGTCAGCGCGTAGTGCTGGCGCCGGCGACCAGCGGTTTCACCCCGGATGTACAGGTTCTGCTGTCGATCACTCGCCTGGATTCCGGCAAGTCGCAACCGGCGGTGCTGGATGCGCAGTGGCGTCTGATCGATCGGCGTGGTCAGGTGCGGGATAACCGCATCGTGCACCTGCAGGAGCAGCATGCGGGCACCACCGCTTCCCAGGTCCAGGCTCAGGGCGTGCTGTTGCAGCGCCTGGCCGAGCAATTGTCGGTCGCCCTCAAGCCCCTGGCCAACCAGCCGGCCGTGGCCGAGGTGCCGCGCAAGGCGCCGCCGGCACCGGTGGCCAAGCCGGTAGAGCAGGAGAAGCAGCCAAAGATTCCGATGGCCACGCCGATCCGCACGGATATGGAAGTGTTCAGGTTCTGA